A single region of the Yersinia entomophaga genome encodes:
- the rcsC gene encoding two-component system sensor histidine kinase RcsC yields the protein MKYLSSFRTTLKISRYLFRVLAVMLWSLGALLTTFYILNILNEKKSDIRQEYNTNFEQAQNYIRHSADIIRDIRYMAENRLSELSNSVEIRSNGMAHKAGEPKYYPLNVNAECGDLRSSYHSSLESLSDLILYWKENFAAAYDLNRIFFVGAESRCLVDFNIRNTPLDQKNLLSALHEHMQKYMDAKNQDKDNTLYFVVPGARSDTGYLYVLTPVFIGNKLEALIGTEQTIRLEDFISAGTLPIGVTLLDQNNEPVLRLATGERYASMLDEYPDSPSYFGYADDYNDLILKKNLLPSSLSIAYSLPVKTVVERFKMLIFNALLLNALSAVVIFTLAWVFERKMFRPAENNASQLEEHEQFNRKIVASAPVGISILRLSDGTNILSNELAHNYINLLTNEDRERITRIICDQQANFVDVMTSNNNNLQISFVHSRYRNEDVAICVLVDVSSRVKMEESLQEMAAAAEQASQSKSMFLATVSHELRTPLYGIIGNLDLLQTKELPPGVDRLVTAMNNSSGLLLKIISDILDFSKIESEQLKIEPQPFSCVEVITHITANYLPLVVKKRLGLYCFIEPNVPVMMNGDPVRLQQVISNLLNNAIKFTDTGCIIVQVRLHGLYLEFRVQDTGVGINAKEINQLFDPFFQVGTGVQRHFQGTGLGLAICEKLINMMDGDVEVNSEPGIGSVFSIRIPLYNATLPTPPTGKCWKGKTLLMEVRNARLESYLTSLFCSYGADIQRYNGQATRGDEVLITDYIPQVATPLLARIHFSIEHIGLPQETRPGYWVVSTSTLLEAVPLLHRILLDVSIMTSTPLQLPVPDKDNQVDNSDMRILVVDDHPINRRLLADQLTSLGYQVLTANDGIDALTVLGSNPIDIVLTDVNMPNMDGYRLTQCLREQELHFPVIGVTANALAEEKQRCLDAGMDDCLSKPVTLDTLRQMLNHYSEKVRQGR from the coding sequence AATATTCTGAATGAGAAAAAATCGGATATTCGTCAGGAATATAATACCAATTTCGAACAGGCGCAGAATTACATCCGGCATTCTGCTGATATTATCCGTGATATCAGATATATGGCGGAAAATCGCCTCAGCGAGCTCAGTAATTCCGTCGAGATACGCAGCAATGGCATGGCGCATAAAGCCGGTGAGCCAAAATATTATCCGCTTAATGTCAACGCTGAATGTGGCGATCTGCGTTCTTCGTACCATTCTTCGCTGGAATCGCTGAGCGATCTGATTCTGTACTGGAAAGAGAACTTTGCCGCTGCGTACGACCTTAACCGGATCTTTTTCGTTGGCGCTGAAAGCCGCTGTCTGGTTGATTTCAATATACGTAATACGCCGTTGGATCAGAAAAACCTGCTTTCCGCTCTGCATGAACATATGCAGAAATATATGGATGCGAAAAATCAGGATAAAGACAACACTCTGTATTTTGTGGTGCCCGGCGCGCGCTCAGATACCGGTTATCTTTATGTGCTAACGCCGGTGTTTATTGGCAATAAGCTGGAAGCGTTGATTGGTACTGAGCAGACGATTCGTCTGGAGGACTTTATCTCAGCGGGAACCTTGCCGATTGGCGTTACTTTGCTCGATCAGAATAATGAGCCGGTGCTTCGTCTGGCTACCGGCGAACGCTATGCCTCTATGCTGGATGAATATCCGGACTCACCCTCCTATTTTGGCTATGCAGATGATTATAACGACCTGATCCTAAAGAAGAATTTACTGCCTTCATCGCTTAGCATTGCTTATTCATTGCCGGTGAAAACCGTGGTTGAACGTTTTAAGATGTTGATTTTTAACGCGCTGCTACTCAATGCTTTGTCTGCGGTTGTGATTTTTACTTTAGCCTGGGTATTTGAACGCAAAATGTTCCGCCCGGCAGAAAATAACGCTTCGCAGCTGGAAGAACACGAGCAATTTAACCGGAAAATCGTAGCTTCCGCGCCGGTGGGGATCAGCATTTTGCGGCTCAGCGATGGGACTAATATCCTGAGTAATGAGTTGGCTCATAACTATATTAATTTGCTGACCAACGAAGACCGGGAACGCATTACGCGAATTATCTGCGATCAGCAGGCTAATTTTGTCGATGTGATGACCAGTAATAACAATAATTTGCAAATCAGCTTCGTCCATTCCCGCTATCGTAATGAAGACGTGGCGATCTGTGTACTGGTGGACGTCAGTTCGCGGGTCAAAATGGAAGAGTCGTTACAGGAAATGGCCGCCGCCGCCGAGCAGGCTAGCCAGTCCAAGTCCATGTTTTTGGCTACGGTTAGCCACGAATTGCGCACGCCGCTGTATGGCATTATCGGCAACTTGGATTTACTACAAACCAAGGAGCTGCCGCCGGGCGTGGACCGCTTGGTCACGGCGATGAATAACTCTTCCGGTTTACTGCTGAAAATCATCAGCGATATTTTGGATTTCTCCAAAATCGAGTCAGAACAGCTAAAAATCGAGCCTCAGCCCTTCTCCTGCGTGGAAGTGATTACTCATATTACTGCGAACTATTTGCCGCTGGTGGTGAAAAAACGGCTTGGCCTGTACTGCTTTATTGAGCCTAACGTTCCGGTCATGATGAACGGCGATCCGGTGCGTTTACAGCAGGTCATATCCAACTTATTGAATAACGCCATTAAATTCACCGATACCGGCTGCATTATTGTGCAGGTCAGGCTGCACGGTCTGTATTTGGAATTCCGCGTACAGGATACCGGCGTTGGTATTAATGCGAAAGAAATCAATCAGTTATTTGACCCCTTCTTTCAGGTCGGTACTGGCGTACAGCGCCACTTCCAGGGAACGGGGTTGGGGCTGGCGATCTGCGAAAAGCTGATCAATATGATGGATGGCGATGTTGAGGTGAATTCCGAACCGGGTATCGGCAGCGTATTTTCAATCCGAATTCCGCTATATAACGCGACGTTACCGACGCCTCCGACTGGCAAATGCTGGAAGGGGAAGACTTTGCTGATGGAAGTGCGGAACGCCCGCCTCGAATCTTATCTGACCAGCCTGTTTTGCAGTTACGGCGCAGATATTCAGCGTTACAACGGTCAGGCAACCCGTGGGGATGAGGTGCTGATTACCGATTACATTCCGCAAGTCGCCACGCCGCTGTTGGCGCGAATTCATTTTTCTATCGAACATATAGGTTTACCGCAGGAAACCCGGCCAGGCTACTGGGTGGTCAGCACTTCAACGCTGCTGGAAGCCGTTCCTCTGTTGCATCGAATTTTGCTGGATGTATCGATTATGACGTCCACGCCGCTGCAATTACCGGTGCCGGATAAAGATAATCAGGTAGATAATAGCGATATGCGTATTCTGGTGGTAGATGACCATCCGATAAACCGTCGTTTATTAGCTGACCAGCTAACGTCCTTAGGTTATCAGGTGCTTACGGCTAATGACGGCATTGATGCATTGACGGTATTGGGTAGCAATCCTATTGATATCGTGTTGACAGATGTCAATATGCCAAATATGGATGGTTATCGCCTGACCCAATGTTTGCGCGAACAGGAGCT